The Vidua chalybeata isolate OUT-0048 chromosome 6, bVidCha1 merged haplotype, whole genome shotgun sequence genome has a segment encoding these proteins:
- the FIBIN gene encoding fin bud initiation factor homolog, which produces MPLPLRLAWLCWLCSVCRGYFEGPLYPEMSNGSLHHYFVPDGDYEENDDPERCQLLFRVSEQRRCGAAAGGGLSLREELTVLGRQVEDAGRVLEGIGRSISYDLDGEESYGAYLRRESAQISDAYSSSDRSLSELEGKFRQGQEQGGREESRLGDSFLGLLLHARALLRETRHVSSGLRDKYDLLALTVRSHGARLSRLKNDYLRA; this is translated from the coding sequence ATGCCGCTCCCTCTGCGCCTGGcgtggctgtgctggctctgcagcgTCTGCCGCGGGTACTTCGAGGGGCCGCTGTACCCCGAGATGTCCAACGGGAGCCTGCACCACTACTTCGTCCCCGACGGGGACTACGAGGAGAACGACGACCCCGAGCGGTGCCAGCTGCTGTTCCGGGTGAGCGAGCAGCGGCGGtgcggcgcggcggcgggcggcgggctCAGCCTGCGCGAGGAGCTGACGGTGCTGGGGCGGCAGGTGGAGGACGCGGGCCGGGTGCTGGAAGGCATCGGCAGGAGCATCTCCTACGACCTGGACGGGGAGGAGAGCTACGGTGCCTACCTGCGCCGCGAGTCCGCCCAGATCAGCGACGCCTACTCCAGCTCGGACCGCTCCCTGAGCGAGCTGGAGGGCAAATTCCgccagggccaggagcagggcGGCCGGGAGGAGTCCCGTCTGGGCGACAgcttcctggggctgctgctgcacgcCCGCGCCCTGCTCCGCGAGACCCGCCACGTCTCCAGCGGGCTGCGCGATAAGTACGACCTGCTGGCCCTCACGGTGCGCAGCCACGGCGCCCGCCTCAGCCGCCTCAAGAACGACTATCTCCGCGCCTGA